Proteins co-encoded in one Haladaptatus sp. ZSTT2 genomic window:
- a CDS encoding sulfatase — protein MSEKTNKNVLIVVMDTVRKDALSVYNANCSTSPNLEQFASNAVVFDQAVSPAPWTLPVHASLFTGKYPSQHGASQETPYLTDSITLAETLSNEGYSTACFTSNAWITPYTGLTSGFDVQDNFFEVLPGNLMSGPLAKCWKVFNDNSTLRSVTNRLVELGNDVHEYLAEGEGADSKTPAVIDQAIEFIERTDDPSFTFVNLMDAHLPYYPPEKYRKQYAPDVDPTEVCQNSKEYNSGARDIDDEEWEAIRSLYAAEIRHLDAELGRLLDWLQENDEDDTLVAICADHGELHGEHGLYGHEFGIYDPLVNVPLMISHPDLDPGTYDEQVELLDLYHTVLDHAGISPREPAIPLDHTRSLLSTDYRTFSQSEYAFIEYDQPVIELSQLETKAANAGVELDENSRFYSRMRGVRRADVKLVQNEGLPDELYNLAEDPDELRDRAGRDVELEDELVKALEEFEATTGSNWTDSTASDGSLDEMSTEAKSRLRELGYLE, from the coding sequence ATGTCAGAAAAAACTAACAAAAACGTACTCATCGTCGTAATGGACACCGTTCGGAAGGACGCACTGTCCGTGTACAACGCCAACTGTTCGACGTCACCGAACCTCGAACAGTTTGCATCGAACGCAGTCGTCTTCGACCAGGCCGTTTCGCCTGCGCCGTGGACGCTTCCGGTTCACGCCTCGCTGTTCACGGGCAAGTACCCGAGTCAGCATGGCGCCAGCCAAGAGACGCCCTATCTCACGGACTCGATAACCCTCGCCGAAACGCTCTCGAACGAGGGATATTCGACCGCATGTTTCACCTCGAACGCGTGGATTACGCCCTACACGGGTCTCACTAGTGGGTTCGACGTCCAGGACAACTTCTTCGAGGTACTCCCGGGAAATCTCATGTCGGGGCCGCTCGCGAAGTGCTGGAAGGTGTTCAACGACAACTCGACGCTCCGGTCGGTTACGAACCGTCTCGTCGAACTCGGAAACGACGTCCACGAATACCTCGCAGAGGGTGAGGGCGCAGATTCGAAGACACCGGCCGTCATCGACCAGGCTATCGAGTTCATCGAGCGAACCGACGACCCCTCGTTCACCTTCGTAAACTTGATGGACGCCCACCTGCCGTATTATCCTCCAGAAAAGTACCGGAAGCAGTACGCGCCGGACGTCGACCCGACCGAGGTGTGTCAGAACTCGAAGGAGTACAACTCCGGTGCCCGCGACATTGACGACGAGGAATGGGAGGCGATACGCAGCCTCTACGCCGCAGAAATCCGCCACCTTGACGCCGAACTCGGCCGCCTGCTCGACTGGCTCCAAGAAAATGACGAAGACGATACGCTGGTTGCCATCTGCGCCGACCACGGTGAACTCCACGGCGAGCACGGACTCTACGGTCACGAGTTCGGGATTTACGACCCCCTCGTAAACGTCCCACTCATGATCTCACATCCTGACCTCGACCCGGGAACGTACGACGAACAGGTCGAACTGCTCGACCTCTACCACACCGTCCTCGATCACGCTGGTATCTCGCCCCGGGAACCGGCGATTCCACTTGATCACACACGGTCGCTTCTCTCTACTGACTACCGAACCTTCTCCCAAAGCGAGTATGCCTTTATCGAGTACGACCAGCCGGTCATCGAACTGTCACAGCTCGAAACCAAGGCCGCAAATGCGGGAGTCGAGTTAGACGAGAACTCTCGATTCTACTCGCGCATGCGCGGCGTTCGGCGCGCGGATGTGAAGTTAGTGCAGAACGAGGGACTCCCTGACGAGTTGTACAACCTCGCTGAAGACCCCGATGAGCTGCGAGACCGTGCCGGTCGTGACGTCGAACTGGAGGACGAACTCGTGAAGGCGCTCGAAGAGTTCGAAGCAACGACCGGATCGAATTGGACGGATTCAACGGCAAGCGACGGGTCGCTCGACGAGATGAGCACCGAAGCGAAATCCCGTCTCCGCGAACTTGGTTACCTCGAATAA
- a CDS encoding ArnT family glycosyltransferase, with protein sequence MAIPNRKITNAFTDSTAESGYVWLLPALVAGITVYLVYLKTHPYPAFGAGLFLLMAEQVSQHGYALPATIPHYASPIPFAYPPLMFYVVAAIRDLFGVNPLLISRVLPGLVTTLALVPCFLFVRELLGSARQAGLATFVVAVSPPILQWHLSAGGIVRAPAFLFLVTGLYTGLMLFKTRRVKWLVVSLALFSLTILTHPTYTVFFVLSYLCLFAGFSRTIEGLKDGAIVGCGGIALTFVWWGQILATHGTAVFSGAAGTHGGLAQKVPNVFGWVRPLLLPGGLEVASGTHSGDLISLGPWIVGLGTVGLLQLICGVMLAIGAVASFIVDEESQSKFAAIVSDHIEEIRKEHATLPVFSSLPYPRVLGFLLGWLLLSVTVISQHRFAYLIHSIFVAVLVYEFLLPTLSDITPPRIKRGHLEFVVLLVLGVACLSGGVLYAASELDTHGGSSSLPAFIDDNDAAAMTWAAENTEPTSQFLVMGDAAEWFPQSTDRAITTGPWGVEWKGPEAYDAQLSQFIDASTCTDAACVSHSIEQANVQPNYVYVPTDDYTVRGMETAPSNSLRASLNEADGYTLAYENEGVVIFRVTDDATTSTTHQQVESPAFAPRIPSDHPAGIKEH encoded by the coding sequence ATGGCCATCCCGAATCGAAAGATCACGAACGCCTTCACCGACTCCACTGCCGAGAGTGGATACGTCTGGCTCCTGCCCGCGCTTGTGGCGGGAATCACCGTCTACCTCGTATATCTGAAAACCCACCCATACCCGGCGTTCGGAGCCGGACTGTTCTTGCTCATGGCAGAGCAAGTGAGCCAGCACGGCTACGCGCTCCCGGCAACGATTCCCCATTATGCGAGTCCGATTCCGTTCGCCTATCCGCCGTTGATGTTCTACGTTGTCGCGGCGATACGAGACCTGTTTGGAGTGAACCCGCTTCTCATTAGCCGCGTTCTCCCCGGACTCGTCACAACCCTCGCGCTCGTGCCCTGTTTCCTGTTCGTCCGCGAGCTGCTCGGCTCTGCCCGCCAGGCTGGCCTTGCGACGTTCGTCGTCGCGGTCTCGCCGCCGATTTTACAGTGGCATTTGTCGGCCGGCGGTATCGTCAGAGCACCCGCTTTCCTGTTTCTCGTCACTGGGTTGTACACTGGCCTCATGCTCTTCAAGACCCGCCGTGTCAAGTGGCTGGTCGTCTCGCTTGCATTGTTCTCGCTCACCATACTGACTCATCCCACCTACACGGTCTTTTTCGTCCTGAGCTATCTCTGTCTGTTCGCTGGATTCTCTCGCACCATCGAGGGTCTCAAAGACGGCGCAATCGTCGGCTGTGGTGGCATCGCCCTCACCTTTGTTTGGTGGGGGCAGATACTTGCCACGCACGGAACTGCAGTGTTCTCCGGTGCCGCGGGGACCCATGGCGGCCTGGCCCAGAAAGTTCCGAACGTCTTCGGCTGGGTTCGCCCTCTGTTGCTTCCGGGTGGACTCGAAGTGGCTAGTGGAACGCACTCAGGAGATCTTATCAGCCTTGGACCGTGGATAGTTGGCCTCGGCACGGTGGGACTTCTCCAGCTCATCTGTGGTGTTATGCTCGCAATTGGAGCGGTTGCCTCTTTCATCGTCGATGAGGAGTCACAATCGAAATTCGCGGCAATCGTTTCAGACCATATCGAGGAAATTCGCAAAGAGCATGCCACTCTCCCGGTGTTCAGTTCGCTCCCGTATCCTCGAGTGCTTGGCTTCCTCCTTGGTTGGCTCCTGTTGAGCGTCACCGTCATCTCACAACATCGGTTTGCCTACCTGATTCACTCGATTTTCGTCGCGGTACTCGTCTACGAATTCCTCCTTCCGACGCTTTCGGACATCACTCCTCCTCGAATCAAGCGAGGCCATCTCGAATTCGTCGTCTTGCTTGTCCTTGGAGTAGCGTGTCTGAGCGGTGGCGTCCTCTACGCTGCAAGTGAGCTCGATACCCACGGGGGGAGTTCGTCTCTCCCAGCTTTCATCGACGACAATGACGCCGCAGCGATGACGTGGGCAGCGGAGAACACGGAGCCAACGTCTCAGTTCCTCGTGATGGGGGACGCGGCCGAGTGGTTCCCGCAGTCAACCGACCGTGCAATCACCACTGGACCGTGGGGTGTCGAATGGAAGGGGCCTGAGGCGTACGACGCCCAACTGAGCCAGTTCATCGACGCTTCGACGTGTACCGACGCGGCGTGTGTGAGCCACTCCATCGAACAGGCGAACGTGCAACCGAACTACGTCTACGTACCGACCGACGACTACACCGTCCGCGGTATGGAAACCGCGCCATCGAACAGTCTTCGCGCCTCGCTCAATGAGGCGGATGGCTACACGCTGGCCTACGAGAACGAGGGTGTGGTGATTTTCCGGGTGACAGACGACGCCACCACTTCGACGACTCACCAGCAGGTTGAGTCACCCGCCTTCGCCCCTCGTATCCCGTCCGACCACCCTGCCGGAATCAAAGAACACTAA
- a CDS encoding arylsulfotransferase family protein, which yields MRSKRPLRIFFTVLLAVSVLTVGYGAATSSNSGSFENHLDESGAPDMSAQIAPESDGITVIAADSNQWEGNPTEGHRATSELVAFNPDGTTLYYNGTHDRYWDVDPVPETDTTVEYSFSHHFEDGDCPTEWDADSYGVDQETWDHYERVHGTEACTLNGVERVNLTTGEVTTVWTQFTPGKEATRYHDVDRLDENRLVVADIYLDRVFVVNTETDDIEWTWNATEVHETSSGGPYPKDWTHINDVEILDDGRIMVDMRNHDEVIFLNKEGAIENLTLGSDDNHDILYEQHNPDYIPETRGGPAVVVADSENNRIVEYQRENGEWTQTWLWQDARMQWPRDADRLPNGNTLITDSNADRVFEVDENGKIVWSVNIAFPYEAERLGTGDESAGGQSASKLGLKSHSSSVTGKALIGLKGLIPGKYLNGLMYITPVWMGFVEILGLLLGVLACLAWVGTEVFWVVRDRRAERDHDSIT from the coding sequence ATGCGTTCAAAACGACCACTCCGAATCTTCTTCACCGTCCTGCTCGCAGTGTCGGTTCTCACTGTTGGCTACGGAGCAGCAACGTCGTCGAACAGCGGTTCGTTCGAAAACCATCTCGATGAGTCGGGGGCACCGGATATGTCGGCACAGATTGCCCCAGAGTCCGATGGTATCACCGTTATCGCCGCCGACTCGAATCAGTGGGAAGGGAATCCAACCGAGGGCCACCGGGCAACCTCGGAACTGGTCGCGTTCAATCCAGACGGGACGACGTTGTACTACAACGGGACCCATGACAGATACTGGGACGTAGACCCAGTTCCGGAGACCGACACAACGGTCGAGTACTCCTTTTCCCACCACTTCGAAGACGGTGACTGTCCGACCGAATGGGATGCGGATAGCTATGGCGTAGACCAAGAGACGTGGGACCACTACGAGCGCGTCCACGGAACGGAGGCGTGCACCTTGAACGGTGTCGAACGAGTCAACCTTACAACCGGCGAGGTGACAACAGTTTGGACGCAGTTCACGCCTGGGAAAGAGGCGACACGCTATCACGACGTCGATCGTCTCGACGAGAACCGCCTTGTCGTCGCCGACATCTACCTCGACCGTGTGTTCGTCGTGAACACAGAGACGGACGATATTGAGTGGACGTGGAACGCGACCGAGGTTCACGAAACCAGCTCTGGTGGACCGTATCCGAAAGACTGGACCCACATCAACGACGTGGAGATTCTAGACGATGGTCGCATCATGGTCGATATGCGCAACCACGACGAGGTAATCTTCCTGAACAAAGAGGGTGCAATTGAGAATTTGACTCTTGGGTCAGACGATAACCACGACATTCTCTACGAGCAGCACAATCCGGACTACATTCCAGAAACCCGGGGTGGCCCAGCAGTAGTAGTCGCAGACTCTGAGAACAACCGTATCGTCGAGTACCAGCGCGAAAACGGCGAGTGGACGCAAACGTGGTTGTGGCAGGACGCGAGGATGCAGTGGCCACGAGACGCAGACCGCCTCCCGAACGGTAACACCCTCATTACCGACTCGAACGCAGACCGCGTCTTCGAGGTTGATGAGAACGGCAAAATCGTTTGGAGTGTGAACATCGCCTTCCCGTACGAGGCAGAACGGCTGGGAACCGGTGACGAAAGCGCCGGCGGGCAAAGCGCCTCCAAACTCGGTCTCAAATCGCACTCCTCGTCTGTGACCGGAAAGGCGCTCATTGGTCTCAAGGGATTAATTCCTGGGAAGTATCTCAACGGACTCATGTACATCACGCCAGTGTGGATGGGATTCGTCGAAATCCTCGGACTCCTCCTCGGCGTACTCGCCTGTCTCGCCTGGGTGGGTACAGAAGTCTTCTGGGTAGTTCGTGACCGTCGTGCAGAGCGCGATCACGATTCTATAACGTAA
- a CDS encoding helix-turn-helix transcriptional regulator — translation MPPRTTLKHTLLLAVVLVALAALPSTAVANEQIPTPADLSDTSDALQTTETSLVSLDPTSGTTDIDGDGLSGIAEVRLGTNPSESDTDGDGVSDGVERNRGTDPLSADSDGDGLGDATELAGSTDPTAADSDGDGLSDGEENEQGTVPTLPDTDGDGLTDSAEVNRINSNPLVTDSDGDFLSDQSELSLGGNPNDWLSPITVPGTLAGFLFGVVLSVSISNRRIGFVRIIDELVAVRSLLGGVWENRANRSGPATEDVSEVADNNLSDPKPETIYSDEARVEQLLERNEGRMNQSSIVSKTDWSKSKVSRLLSTMADNGSVIKITIGRENLICLPGEEPSIVRTAPNSGEHEQEPIPKHPPSEPTPFGSSTNTE, via the coding sequence ATGCCTCCTCGTACCACACTCAAACACACACTCTTGTTGGCAGTCGTTCTCGTAGCCCTCGCCGCGCTACCATCGACAGCGGTTGCTAACGAACAGATTCCAACCCCTGCAGACCTCTCAGATACCTCGGACGCACTGCAGACCACCGAAACATCGCTCGTATCTCTCGACCCAACTTCGGGAACAACCGACATTGACGGGGATGGATTAAGTGGTATCGCTGAGGTACGCCTTGGCACAAACCCAAGCGAGAGCGATACCGATGGAGACGGAGTGAGTGACGGTGTCGAACGGAATCGAGGCACTGACCCGCTGAGTGCGGATTCTGATGGTGATGGACTCGGAGATGCGACTGAACTGGCGGGGTCGACCGATCCAACCGCCGCAGATAGCGATGGTGACGGACTCAGCGATGGCGAAGAAAACGAACAAGGGACGGTTCCGACGCTCCCTGACACGGACGGCGATGGGCTGACCGACAGTGCCGAAGTCAACCGAATCAACTCCAACCCGCTAGTGACCGATTCGGATGGCGATTTCTTGAGCGACCAGAGTGAATTGAGTCTCGGTGGCAATCCGAACGATTGGCTCTCCCCAATTACTGTTCCCGGAACACTTGCAGGCTTCCTCTTTGGAGTCGTCCTCTCGGTGAGTATTTCGAACCGTCGGATTGGGTTTGTTCGCATTATCGACGAGTTGGTGGCGGTTCGCTCGCTGCTTGGAGGTGTTTGGGAAAACCGCGCGAATCGTTCGGGACCAGCCACAGAAGATGTCTCAGAGGTAGCGGACAACAACTTGTCAGACCCGAAACCAGAGACAATCTACTCGGATGAGGCACGCGTTGAACAGCTCCTCGAACGCAATGAAGGGCGGATGAATCAGTCATCCATCGTCTCGAAGACTGATTGGTCTAAGTCGAAAGTGAGCCGCCTTCTTTCAACCATGGCAGACAACGGATCGGTCATCAAAATCACCATTGGACGTGAAAATCTCATCTGTCTGCCGGGCGAGGAACCATCAATCGTCCGTACCGCACCAAACAGCGGTGAACATGAACAGGAGCCGATTCCGAAACACCCGCCATCGGAACCAACTCCATTCGGTTCCTCGACAAACACTGAGTAG
- a CDS encoding HalX domain-containing protein encodes MSTQETVLIVDDERSIVDAFAQWLSETYTVRPTYSGKEALEQLDESVDIVLLDRRMPNMDGEAVLETITDRDLDCRVVMITGVEPDFDILDLGFDAYLRKPVSSPETLLDTVQALSRRATYDQQMQEFLALASKKATLEATKPPEELEASEEYAGLEAELLQLRNELSDTATTLDDQDLRATFKPRR; translated from the coding sequence ATGTCCACCCAAGAGACTGTACTTATTGTTGACGACGAACGTTCCATCGTTGATGCGTTTGCCCAGTGGTTATCGGAAACGTACACGGTGCGACCCACGTACAGCGGCAAAGAAGCACTCGAACAACTCGACGAGAGCGTCGACATCGTGCTTCTCGACCGCCGAATGCCGAATATGGACGGTGAAGCCGTACTCGAAACCATCACCGACCGCGACCTCGACTGTCGCGTCGTGATGATTACCGGGGTCGAACCCGACTTCGACATCCTCGACCTCGGCTTCGATGCCTATCTCAGAAAGCCCGTGTCGTCGCCTGAGACACTCCTCGACACCGTACAAGCACTCTCACGGCGCGCTACGTACGACCAGCAGATGCAGGAGTTCCTCGCACTCGCCTCGAAAAAAGCGACGCTGGAGGCGACCAAACCTCCCGAGGAACTCGAAGCGAGCGAGGAGTACGCAGGACTCGAAGCGGAGCTGTTACAGCTTCGAAACGAGCTTTCGGACACGGCCACCACCCTCGACGACCAAGACCTTCGGGCCACGTTCAAACCCCGTCGCTGA
- a CDS encoding helix-turn-helix transcriptional regulator: MTTDALDDSKLAGASNVLVLSPLTPAGNDAFLELLTAMSAPAETNIVAITYTQPPETWIADWQRTVGDLPSALTFIHANGANVANDPRGDSAALAATSVLKVDPCDPMDIIAPVTEHLSRWQHTDRQSIVSVQTLSILLEYVDFDTAFRYLHLLTHRVQPSALGFYQMDPEIHDAQTVNTLKSLFDAVVELHDGRWRVVETYAGAGDAAVTDDDEGLFGALNRVITRLSSLGASHAATDDTADAAGESASTDAASGERPIDVDLMSASSRICQLLTESGGRMKQTDIANATAWSKSTVSRKLSKLEGEGTITRVRIGRENVVFLAGYEPANMQNAP; this comes from the coding sequence ATGACTACTGACGCCCTCGACGACTCGAAGCTCGCTGGTGCGTCGAACGTGCTCGTGCTCTCGCCGCTCACGCCTGCTGGTAACGATGCCTTCCTCGAACTGTTGACCGCGATGAGTGCGCCCGCTGAGACGAACATCGTGGCCATCACGTACACCCAACCGCCCGAAACGTGGATTGCCGACTGGCAACGAACCGTTGGCGACCTTCCGTCGGCGCTCACGTTCATTCACGCAAACGGGGCCAACGTTGCAAACGACCCACGCGGCGACTCAGCGGCGCTTGCGGCGACATCGGTGTTGAAGGTAGACCCGTGTGACCCGATGGATATCATCGCACCGGTGACCGAACACCTCTCGCGATGGCAACACACCGACCGACAGTCGATCGTTTCCGTCCAGACGCTCAGCATCTTACTCGAGTACGTCGATTTCGACACCGCGTTTCGCTATCTCCACCTTCTCACCCACCGGGTGCAGCCTTCGGCACTCGGCTTCTACCAGATGGACCCCGAGATTCACGACGCACAGACCGTCAATACCCTGAAGTCGCTCTTTGACGCTGTTGTCGAACTCCACGACGGTCGCTGGCGCGTCGTCGAGACGTACGCGGGGGCTGGCGACGCTGCTGTCACCGACGACGATGAAGGGTTGTTCGGTGCGCTCAACCGTGTCATAACCCGGCTTTCGAGCCTTGGAGCCAGTCACGCTGCCACCGACGACACAGCAGACGCGGCCGGAGAGTCCGCGTCGACGGACGCCGCCTCGGGCGAACGGCCAATCGACGTTGACCTGATGAGCGCTTCGAGTCGTATCTGTCAGTTGCTCACCGAATCCGGTGGGCGAATGAAACAGACCGACATCGCCAACGCCACAGCGTGGTCTAAGTCCACGGTGAGCCGCAAACTCTCGAAACTGGAGGGTGAAGGAACCATCACACGCGTTCGAATCGGCCGTGAAAACGTTGTTTTCCTTGCGGGGTATGAACCCGCGAACATGCAAAACGCTCCGTGA
- a CDS encoding HTH domain-containing protein, giving the protein MSLALTRELTVEVYMRAFVPWEAQQRQRKMVETLRDHAESDALSEVSVNLWSSRVGVGDDSAEETLETVAEIEATLEGTDYSMEPFFKTRPGRKHEQEKLTLPIMCVLVRDGDDICGVYPCSKPGGTESVPDLLDKLANEQALSNLA; this is encoded by the coding sequence ATGAGTCTCGCGCTCACGAGGGAACTGACGGTGGAGGTGTACATGCGGGCGTTCGTGCCGTGGGAAGCACAACAGCGCCAGCGGAAGATGGTCGAAACACTGCGCGACCACGCAGAAAGCGACGCACTCAGCGAGGTGTCGGTGAACCTGTGGAGCAGTCGCGTCGGCGTCGGTGACGACTCAGCAGAAGAGACACTCGAAACGGTCGCAGAAATCGAGGCGACACTCGAAGGGACGGACTACTCGATGGAACCGTTCTTCAAGACGCGCCCGGGGCGCAAACACGAACAGGAGAAACTCACCCTGCCCATCATGTGCGTGTTGGTGCGCGACGGAGACGATATTTGCGGCGTCTACCCCTGCTCGAAGCCAGGCGGCACCGAGAGCGTGCCCGACCTTCTCGACAAGCTTGCGAACGAGCAAGCGCTTTCGAATCTCGCGTAA